AAAATGGGTGAAACAACACAGTAggcaaaaccaatcaaaaagtaTAGCTGGATTTGGGGTTCCTTCTCATGGAAATCAAAAGCTTCATTGTTCTTCTCAATCTTCCACCCAAAAATGTTCTTAAAATGGTACTTAACTAATATTGTTACCTCCTCAACCACTCCCTAGCATCTGTCACCGCTTCTGCCACCCCTACTTATTCCACTACCACTAATAATgtctattaatataatttttactaaaattatttattaatgaaattatatatttttttttctaaatcatgAAATTTTATTACCAAAATAAGCAAAAGATACAATTTACAGAAAGCCCAAGATATATCTTTTAAGgcttaaattcaaaaataaaaaactgaagCCCAGAAAAATAAGCCCAATAACTGAGTTATGCCATTTTTTAGCAAGGCAAGATATAGTGCATTACACATATTCACTAGGAGTCATTACTGATATCTCTAGGCAGTTTTCATGAGCAGAATCTAAAGTAGATCCCATCTTCACATTCCAGCTTATTCAAGAAATATGGCTTATCATCATAATAAACAACTATTCCTCTTGCTAGCAACACCCCTTTCTTAGCCATATTGTCAGCAGAAAAGTTAATCTCCCTATATGAATGTGTGAATGAGATTCTTGGAATATGTCTTCTGATATTGTTCCATCTATTCATCACAACCCAAGGAATCTTACCGTTACTGAAAGCTAGCAGTACAACTTTTGAATCAAGGCTAAAAACAACATTCACATACTTTTTCTTGACTTCCCATTCACCAGCTACCACCAATGCCATCACTTCAGCTAGAAAATTTGTTGCTACCCCCAGACCTCCAGTAGATTCTCCCAAGCAATCACCATTTTCATTCCTTGCTACAAAATCCAATCCTGCATTTCCAAGATTACCCTTTGAAGCTCCATCACAGCATATGAGCACCTGTCCATTCCTAGGCAACCTGAAGAAGCATTGTTTAACATATGACATATGTGTCTTAATACCTGTGATCCCAAAATGCAATAAGATCTGTAAGTCATATACATTCCCCTACTTGGGACCTTTCATTCTTATACCACATGCCTTTGTGTAAGACAATATTGTCTGTTTAAACTTCTCAAAGTTAAGTTCTGCATTCTCATATATCTTCTCATTCCTTGTGTGCCATAATTCAACCATTACCTTAAATGCATTGTTGTACCATATTTCCTGAATTGCTCAACCTTTTCCTTTTGCAGACTTCAAAATATCCTCAAATGATGAAGGGTTAAGAAAACAGAAGATTCCTCCCAGCCAATGCCAAATTTTTGTACTAAAACTGCATTCTCATAAAATATGTTGCATTGTGTCTTCAGCGTTGCCACATAGATAGCATTTTGAGACTGTTGAAAAACCTTTCTTCCTCACAGTTTACTCAGTGGCACAAGCACCTCTCAAGATTTTCCATAGATTAGTAGAGGTGTAAGGGTGCACACAGGGATTCCAAACTGTTTAATCCATGGTATCACAGGAAATTTGTTTCTTATTTGTTGAGCTGCACTTGCAACTGAGAATTTACCATTTAAATCCTTCTCCCATATTAGcctatcatcaccaccaccaattgTTGAAACCTCATTCTTCTCAAAAAATTGAAACATTTGCTCAGGTATATTCCATACTCCATCTACAATTAGATCAGCAACCTTCAAATCCATATTCCTCTTGACATAACTGTCATCTGCATGCTTTTCAATTAGAGCATAACCCTTAATCCATTTATCATGCCAAACTGATATTGATTTTCCATCTTCCACTATCCATCTCTTACCTTAATTAACTTCAGCAATGACCCATTTAATACCAGGCCAAATTTGAGGATTGTTTGTAAGATGATATCTATTCATTACTCTTGTTCTTGTACTTGGCTCTCATGAAATGAGCCCATTAAACCTCCTCTATTTCAATCTTCCACAAGAGTTTCATTAATAAGGCCTTATTCATTACCTCCAATCTCCCTAAACCCAAACCACCTTCAATTAA
The nucleotide sequence above comes from Papaver somniferum cultivar HN1 chromosome 8, ASM357369v1, whole genome shotgun sequence. Encoded proteins:
- the LOC113306125 gene encoding uncharacterized protein LOC113306125; protein product: MVELWHTRNEKIYENAELNFEKFKQTILSYTKACGIRMKGPKLPRNGQVLICCDGASKGNLGNAGLDFVARNENGDCLGESTGGLGVATNFLAEVMALVVAGEWEVKKKYVNVVFSLDSKVVLLAFSNGKIPWVVMNRWNNIRRHIPRISFTHSYREINFSADNMAKKGVLLARGIVVYYDDKPYFLNKLECEDGIYFRFCS